TCAATATTCGAGTTAAACTGCTCGCCGAGCAGTTATATTTTAACGTTGTCATACCGAAACCTCCTCACCATCGTCTTTCAACGATTGAAAGATTCGACTTTGGTATGCTGTCGACATGTGTTATCCTGTAGAAACTCGTATTTATCACTAACGCCCTAGTAAAAGTTGCATAATGACGTATGCTGAAAGGTTTGCATTATCTCCCGTTGTTTTAGGGGAATACACTTCTCTTGTCCTCATTTGTCCGTGAAAATACCTTCAGTATTGATACTGAAGTTTAGTGCTTCATCTCTAGGTGCAACTGATGGAATTCCCAATTTCAATCCGATGTCATTCAAGACTTGTTGAACTCGCCTGCTAACCTTGCTTTTCCCAAGGTCTGAAAGCTGTGGTACATTGTTTCGTATTGATTCAATGAGAAGATCCGAAGTCCCCGAGCTATATTGGGTTGCTTTCTTTCTGGCCGAGGTCAATTCCTCTGGTAGACCAATAGAATCGGCGAGCTCCCGGAGTATCCTTTTTCGAGAGGGTTTATCACTGAGAGATACTTTGTAGTTCACTGGGGTTGCCAAGCCTAACTCTACGAAATTCGTTGACAGATATGGGAAGAATGCACGCCCACCTGCATTGGCGATGGCAAGCTCATCACGTTCTATGTTTCTCTTGTAAGTACTGGAAATATCTGCTTTCATTTCTTTGACAAGATTCTCTGGATTTTCCGGATCGTACATCTTAAGATACCTATGATATCCTGCAAACAATTCATCTGGTCCTTGTCCTGAAACCACAACTTCGTAGCCTTCTTCATTCGCCTTCAATGTAGCAAGAAAGAAGGGGATTGCAATCTCAACATCCATTTTGTCCGTGCTTTCAATAGAATAGATGATGCGAGGAAGGATTTTCCAGATGATTTCCTCGTTCAGGTCTACTTCCAAGTGCTTCATTTCAAGGATATCCGCGGCTCTGGATGCAGCATCTTCATCATGTGACTCTTCAGCCTTGGCGGTGATGAGGACAACATCATTTGCTACTTTTTCTGCCATAAATGCTGCTAACGAGCTGTCAATACCTCCTGAAAACAGAACCGCACAATTAAGAGATCTCAGCCGGTCAAATGATTTCTCGAGGGAGGTCCTGAGCTGGGCGATGATTTCGCTTTTGAAACAACCATGCAAATTGAGGTTTCGGTAGCGTCGTATTAGCTTTGAATGAGAAATCTCCTGATTCCAGTCAACCTGGAGAGTATGGGATGGCTCGATTCTATTGCATTCTACAAACCCTGCATTCCAAAGTCCTTTTCTCTCTGTGGAAAAAGCCACGATTCCGTCTTCTTTAGCATAGAAGACAGGTTTTGTGCCATCTACCGACCGGAAAACCCAGAGCCCATCTTCATTGATATAGACTGCTACAGTGCCAAAGAGAATCCGCAGCAGCGAAGATTCACCCCCAGAGGTTACTCGATTGAGATCTTCTGCACAGCCCTCTCTGATCTCTGGTGGGATTGTCTCAGGCAAATTGCTGTCGAGGACCATAATGGTATTATCATGAAAGCGGAGGTAGGGACTGTGTTTCTCCTTTTCTAGAATTGAAATCCCGATGATTTTGGATTCATTATTGGGCTCACTGGAAGGATCAATCTCCTTCAGGTGATCAGTAGTAAAGATATGACTATGAAATCTACCTCTGTGAGATATAGCAGAGGTTATTCTTTCGAGTTTTGATAATGCTACTGAATGGTCACCATCCAGTAATACTCCGTTGACTCCAGTCATTTTATTCGTGGCCACTCTCCGCAGAATACCTGCAGAAGCCGGAGCTGGTTAGAGATTCCTATTCTCCGCCCACGGGGACAGCTTGGAGCAAGACTTTCTTGACTCCGGGTATATTGTCCAACAAGTCTCTCATGTCACTGGAACTGATTTTCAGCTGCTTGGGTGTGAAATAGCATTCGTAGTAGCATTCATCCTCAGATTGACATATCCCACTTGTGAAGAGTATATCCTCAAGCCCCGCCTGTTCAAAAACCATGGTAAGCTCTTCCAAGAAACTCTTACTGAGTTTCTGGATCTCGAGGCGGAGATAGCTTACTTCGCTACTTTCTACCGGATAGAGTTTCACATTATGGTCTTTCATCACCAGTATTGCTAGTCCATAATCTTCGTTGATTTCTCCAACAAAATCAGAGGGTAGAGTTATGGTATCTCCGGTTTCAATTTTGAGTACCTTAGCATGGGTCATATCAGATTCGGACATTTGTCACATCAGCTCCGGGCAAAGGACACTACCAACCTCTTGCATTCTATTGGATTATATTTCTTGCGCCTTATAGTAGATTGGGTTGAAATTGCATTACCTGCTGAACCAACCCTTGATATCCGATACTATCTTAGGTTCTGGCTTGTGCAACTCGTGCAATCTCCATTCGGATTCAAGATTCTTGTTATATTCAAGAAAACCTAATGAGTCCTTATGCCGTTTTTCTTCTATTTGCTTGAAGATGCTTTCTAGCCAGACCTTCTTAGTAACGGGCATACCCTCTGAAGCTAAGTCAAAGAGTGTTGGATGCAAATCGAATATCAATGCTTTTTCACTTATGAATCTGAGAACCGCGTCTTGTACCTGCTCAGGTATTTCTTCTAAATCAGTAAAGAAATACGTAGCCAGCGATGTATTGGTGTACGTTTCAGGAATAGAAAGCACAAACTCGAACGATTTTGAAAGCTTGGAAAGGTATGTTGCTGAATCAAGGAAGATATTGATTCTCGGTTTTCCTTCGAAATCCTGGGAATCAGGAGGAGCTTCTTCCTCATCAATGCCTTGAGCTACCTCCATGAGTTCTTCTCCAAATTCGCGAAGTTCTTCTTCTTCAACTTCTTCCATATCATCGCTTTTGGAAATATTGGCTTGTTGAGCCTCCTCATCTGCATCAGGAGCTACCCGCTTTCGTTTATGCGGCGGTACATATCCCTCAAGTTCCATGAGATGATGAAAGATTAATGGAAGAAACAAATCATATAGGGTGTCACGGCTTTCATTGATGATTAGAATTGTCTCTTCGTTATCTACTGCTTGAACTAATGGGCTTTGGTACTCTTCGGTCTCATCGAAGAAGTTCAACAAGTGCTCTCTAGAGAAAGTCTCCTTGACTCGTTTCTCCCATTCTTCATAGACCTCTTTGACCTCTTGTTTTCTACGATCCTTGAGCAGGTTCATGAACTTACCTAGATACTTGACTCCCCTAGATACTGCAGTTGTCGGACTGACAAATACTGTCATGAGTCCTACAGCTTCGCCGGCATATTCACTTGCTTCTGTTTTCTTGATTTTCCCCATTACTTCCTCAGTGAGCGAAGGTGGTCCCAGTTTCTCATTCAGTACTTCAATCATGCCCGCGACGTTCTCAAAAGAGGCATCTCCTGGACCAATCTCTTCACCCACGGGAGACGCATCACTGAGAACCTCAGCAAATACATTTGGTCTCTTCGTCAGCCATGTGAGAGGTATCTTGTGTTGCTCGTACTCGTGCAACCATGTACGGTCTGAGGTTTTTGAGCCGAAATAGAGCTTTTTCGAGTCCGGAAATTCTCCATTAAACAGTTGAAGGAAGTTGTTGAACCCTTTTTCAGTTACTACTGTCGTTTCCCGTTCACTAGTTATGTCTAGAATGAAAACAGTCGCCCCTTCAGATTCACATCCATGTTTGGCCATGGCTAGCATGGTCTGTTCCGGTGAAAGATGAAGGTTGTCTACGTCGAGAAATGGTGTTTCATAATACGAGAATATACCTAATCTTCTCCAGGGTTGATTATCCAGCTTCTGTTTTATCGTACTGGAAAACCATTCATAACCCCGTTGATAGGCTCGGCTCCGACCATTTTCGCTGTTTCCTTCTGACATTCTATCAACTCACATCAGCGACGGGCTGAAAGTGTGTTATGTTCTTGATTCAAAGCAACTTGTGATAAAGCTATTGTGCTTTCTAATCACTTCTAACGGAGAATACTGCTACCACCAGACCAATTATGAGTAGTGATGCTATGAACAAAACCCTCCAGTCAATCAGTGGTGGTGCTGGATTATTAGGATCCTCTTGGTTGAGAATTGATGCTTCATCTAGAGTCGTTAGAGTGCGTGCAGCATAGGCCATATAGACAATATCACCTTCTTCTAGGCCTGGCACGGCTCCCCAGCTCCCATCCGCTGCCTGACAACCTGCTACGAATTCTGCAATAGCTGAAGTATCTTCAGGTATTGTGTCAAGGAGGTTTAGTGCCTGAATAGCGAAGTAGGTGCTGATCAAGTTAGTGTCGTTGGTTCCGACACCCTCTTGAAATCCACCTATGAATTCTCCTGAGGCGGATTCTATGATTTGTCTGTCCTTGATCCAATTTGCTATGCCTTGGAGATTATCCGTACCTTGAAACTCTCCTAAAATATCAAGGGCGAGAAGAGCTGCCGCTGTGGGAGTCACACCGACTGTTCTTGCACTGGGAGTTAGTGTAAATGCATCCCCTTGCCTACAGGATCGAATCCATTCAGTTGTCTTTGTTTTGTTCTGCAACCACTTGTCCATTGTGTCACCAGTAACCGAAGCTGCATGTTCCATGATCGAGAGGGCTCTGTAGGTGGAAAGCAAATCAGGCGAAGCGTCAGCTTGTGGACCAAAGCCTCCACTGGTTGATTGAGTTTTGTTGACATAAATGAGTGCAGCTGTGAAGTTGGTAGTTACATCCTCCATGCCTGGAATATCATTATGGTCATTGAGTATTTTCCACGTTTCTACAGCTCTGAACGTGGAGATGATTGACACCGGACCTGCGAGGTATGCTGCAAAGCCACCGTATCTATCATTGTCTTCATTACCTGATACCCATTGCACCTTTTGTGTGAAGTTCTTTGTTTTAACCAAATCGAATGGTGGGGGTCTTGAGGCCAAGTATCCTCCGTCAACATTTGGTGGCATATGATGCCTGAATACTATCGCTCCGAACGTACCTGCTATCCTAGAAGCACTGGCACCCGGAACTGTGAAGCCGCCTTCATCACCGTCATACATATCATCGAGGTATCGATTTGCGGTTTGCAGCCTCGTTGCTGGATTCGCTTGGGCTGGTTGAGCGATCATTGCTAGAAATAACAGAGTGAATGACACGGCTAATGCAAATATCTTAACCTTACTCATGGGTATATCACGGCCATGGAAATGCTGCAAACTGTGGTTTGCGTTGCTGTTTTGCATCGGACTCGGTGTCGGTAATTAAGCTTTCCCATCAACAACGATTGTACACTATCTCGGACCTTTTTCCATATGCCGTATGTAAGCGTATGCTGAATCTGCGGCAATGGCTCCGTGGCCTACAGCAACAGCAATTTGCTTCAGTGAATCGACAACATCTCCTGCTGCAAATACTCCTTTCACATTCGTCGCCATCTTGTCGGTCACGAGGATTTCTCCACTATCGTTGGTCTCCACCCCTATGTCTTGGGCGATTTCGCTGTTCGGGCTTGATCCAAGGGCAACGAAAGCCCCATTTACTTCAAGTGTCTCTTGTTCACCGGTTTCCACGTTCTCGATGAGAAGTTCTTCAAGAACCTGATTGCCTCTGAATTCCTTTACGATTGTGTCCCAGAGTATCTCAACATCAGAATTCATCAAGGCTCTTTCCATGGCATGTTCTGCTCTGAGTTCATCACGCCGATGAATCATGAATGTTTCTGATGTGATTTCTGATAGGTACACTGCTTCAGTAGCCGCAGTGTTTCCTCCACCAACGACTGCAACCTTTCGATCTCTGAAGAGAGGACCGTCGCAGGTAGCACAATATGATACTCCTCGCCCTGTGTATTCTTCTTCACCTGGTATACCAAGTGTTCTATGACCTCCGCCGGTTGCAATAACAATAGCATCTGCAGTATACTTTCCACGCTGGGTTTCAAGTATGAATTTGCGGCTGTTACCATCCTCAATTTCGATGTTATCGACCTCGGTGATTTCCTTGATTTTGGCACCGCATTCTCGAACCTGTTCCTTCATCCGTTCTGCCAATTCAATACCCTTAATCCAGACAAAGCCTGGATAGTTCTCGATACCCGGGCTCGTTGCCTGTGCACCACCTAGGACTTTGGCTTCCAATAAAAGTGTATCAAGACCGTATCTTCCACCGTATATGGCTGCGGTCATTCCAGCGGGTCCACCGCCTACAACTACGAATTCCCAGTCGCGTTTCTCTTCAGACATCCCAAAATGTTCTCCTAGAAATGTGTTGCTCTTGTTATTCCAGAAATACTGGCTATGTTTAATCTTTTCTTGTGACTATTGAAATTCTGTGCAAGTCTTCAGCATTCAGTCCCTTGTTGGGTAACAAATCAACGCGTTCTACCGGGGTCAGCAAATCATCAACTCGATTCATCGTAACTTCTCGAAGCGGTTCGTTACCTCTTTTCATCAAAAAAGCTGCTTTGCTGAATTTCTCTGGATCATATTCAAATGCTTGTGCAGGCCCAACAACAAACACTTGGTCTACCTTCTTCAGTTGCTCCCATGGCCATATTGAATTGTTGAATGATTCAATGATTACAACATCAGCTTTAGATTCTATTGCTTGAAAACAGCTTTCCACACAGCTCTCAAAATGTTGTTGCTCGTATTGTCTTACCTCTTTAAGAGAGGATATGGGTACAATTTCACAATTCTGGGTTAAAGATTCCATCGTATCGGATTTCATCACGGTTGTCCCATTTTCAATAAGCTCAGTAGCAGCAACTACGCTTGATTGTGGTTTTCCATCATTATCTTTGGTGAAACGCTGCAACACCAATACCGAATCCCATCCTGCCAATGCAAGAGAAGTAAATGGTAGATTCCCCGGTTTGTCGATGATTGCTGGAGCAAACATACGATGCACCGGATTTGTGACCGTGACAGGGAAACTGGATCCTAGTTCATCCCTCACACGTCGGGCATCTAGTGAGAACAACTCGCCTTGCTCAATACAATCTTTGGTGTGATCATGATGAAACCAGTAGCTATGACCACTTATTGGTTTGAAGTATTCTGGATTGATTCCTTGCTCCTGCAAGAACCGACCAAGTTGAATCGTGAATGTCGTCTTACCTGAACGAAACGGATTAACGCCGGAAATCAGTATTCTTGTGGTCACGGGCTATTCTCCTCGAAAAAAGAAAAAGTAGAGGTTGGAGCCCTGCTGGGCTCCTTGCTCTTCATTTCAATTAGCTTTGTACTAAACTATCACATCGGAGGCATGCCGCCCATGCCGCCCATGCCACCCATACCGCCCATGCCGCCCATGCCGCCAGCGCCTCCACCGGGTGGACCAGCGGGAGCCTCTGTGGCCTTGGCTGCGATGACATCGTCAATTCGCAGTATCATTTGGGCAGCTTCTGCTGCGGATCGAATGGCCTGATGCTTCACACGAGCAGGCTCGATAACGCCTTCTTTCTGCATATCAGATATCTCGCCTTTGAGTACGTTGACTCCTGCCCAGATACCTGCCTTGCCAGAATGTTCTTTGTTGAGGTCAGCGATGATATCGATTGGGTCATGACCGCCATTCTCGGCTAGAGTCTTTGGTACGACTCTGAGTGCCTCAGCGAATGCCTCGATAGCAAGCTGCTCACGACCGCCAACTTTCTTTGCGTAGGCTTCAAGTCTCTTGGATATCTCTGCTTCTGGAGCTCCACCGCCTCCGACATATGTACTGTCTTCAACGACGTTTCTCACAACACAGAGAGCATCGTGAAGGCCTCTCTCGGCCTCGTCTACAACATGCTCGGTACCACCACGAATGACAATGGAAACTGCCTTGGGGTCTTTGCATTCTCTGATGTAGACCAGCTTGTCGTCAGCAATCTTGACTTCCTCGACAATGCCAGCTTCACCTAACGCGTCTGCGTCAAGTTCATCCAAGCTACTAGCAACGTTTGCGCCTGTAGCTTTGGCAAGCTTCTCTAGAGTGCTCTTCTTGGCTCTGCGAATCGCCAAGACGCCTGCCTTGGAAAGGTAGTGCTGGGCAACGTCATCAATGCCCTTCTGACAAATCAGGACATTGGTGCCTGTCTCAATGATTCTGTCGACCATCTTCTTGAGCATGCGCTCTTCTTCGTCAATGAATTGCTTGAGCTGATCAGGTCTATCAATCTTGATTTCAGCATCGAATTCGGTCTTCTCGACCTCGATGGGTGCATTGACCAGCGCAATCTTTGCCTTCTCGACCTTCTTGGGCATGGCTGCATGGACGACTTCTTTGTCCACTACCATACCATCTACGAGCTCTGTCTCGAGTAGGCTCTTGCCCTGCTTCTTGATGACTTCAATCATATCAATGTCAGCGACAGTCTTGCCGTCAACTTCTTCTTTCACTTGAAGAACCGCATCGACAGCGATGTTGGCAAAGTGATCTTTAGTTCCAACAATGGATTTGCTGTTCATGGATGTGGAAGCAATCTTCTTCAGAATCTCCTTGTCCATCCCTTCCATGGATACTGAAATCTCATTGAGAATCTCTGTAGCTTTCTCTGCTGCCTTCTGATATCCGCCAACAATGATGGTTGGATGAATATTCTTCTCTAGAAGGTCCTGTGCTCTCTTCAGCAGCTCACCCGCAATCACAACAGAAGTCGTTGTGCCGTCACCAGTCTCCTGGTCTTGGCTCTTAGCGACCTCTACAAGCATCTTCGCAGCCGGATGCTGGACATCTATCTCTTTGAGAATCGATGCACCGTCATTGGTGATTGTAACATCACCAAGCGAGTCAACCAGCATCTTGTCCATACCGCGTGGGCCAAGGGTTGACCTGACCGCCTCCGCGATAATCCTGCCTGCATTGACGTTGTTTTCTTGCGCGGATCTGCCGCGAGTTCGCGAGGTACCTTCCTTCAAAATTAGTACTGGAGTGCCACTCAATTGTGCCATTTCTTATACCTCTATTTTGTCTTCTATTTACGTACGAAAGCGCACCACAGAATGCCTGAAGTTTCGGTTGACAAAACTGTACATGCGCTTCGCGATGTACTTGCTGATTTCCAACGGTACATTTCAGTTTTTAAAGCTTGCTTTACCCACTATCCACTTTCCTTCTGGCCAAAGAAAGGCTATTCGTTTAGGAATAGGTCTTTGAACAAACAATTCTTGGTACGAACACGCTAATAAGCAAAGCCAGCGTGGTACATATCAAAATGTTCTTTCGAGACGGAGTTCTTTCTGTATGGATTTAAGTTTCAACATAGGTGGCGCGGCTGGTCAGGGAATCAATACTATCGGAGATTTGGTCGCACAGGTTTTTGTGAAGAATGGCCTCTATACGTTCACCATAAAGGACTACATGTCACGCGTTAGAGGGGGTTACAATTTCACGCAAATTCGTGTTTCTGATGAGCACGTTCATGCTCCAGTACATGGCGTAGATGTGATAATCGCCCTAACGAAGGACGCCATTATCAATCAGAGAGATCGCCTTGTGGAAGGGGGGGTCATTATCTTCGATGAATCGCTTGGTTTTGAAGAGTGTGAGAGGTGTCATTTACCGTTGCCACTCGAAGAGACGGCAGAAGAGGTTGGTGGCAACGTTCGTATGATGAATGCTGCTGCTCTGGGGGCATTGCTTTCCGTTCTCAAAATGCCGATTTCGTTGGCGGAAAACGCACTAGCAGATATCTTTGGTGACAAGGGTGAAAGCGTGGTCGAAGGTAACGTCAAAGTAGCACGAACAATGTATGAAGAAGTAAAAGGTGAACTTGCCCAACGCTGTGATCACGATTTCAGTAGCGTTGAGAAAGGTCCTTCCGAAGACCGATTACTGGTAACTGGAAACCAAGCTATTGCGCTTGGGGCTATGGCGGCAAACCTGAAGTGGATTTCAGCCTATCCAATGAGCCCCTCTACATCGTTGTTCCAATTCATCATACAGAATTCGCGGCGCCTACAAATTGGTGGTCTGCAAACCGAGGACGAGATAGCAGGACTCAATATGGCTCTTGGTGCTTCACATACTGGGGCACGATCCATGGTGACGACCTCGGGTGGTGGGTTCTCGTTGATGGTCGAAGCGGTTGGACTGGCGGGTATGGCAGAGATACCGATAGTCATCTATAATGCTCAACGCCCCGGTCCAAGTACTGGTTTACCAACCCGGACTGAACAAGGTGACTTGCTGTTCATGCTTCACTCCTCACAAGGCGAGTTTCCAAGGATTATGATTGCTCCGAAAGATCCTCTTGAGGCATACTATCTCACAAAGGATGCCTTTCGTCTGGCCGACAAATTCCAGGTTCCAGTGATGGTGCTCGGTGATCAGCATTTGGCAGAATTCACCATGAATATCCCCAGAATAGAAATTGGTGAGGTTGACATGGACCGTGGAAAACTTGCTGAAAAGCCCGATAAACCCTACAAGAGATTCAAAGTCACCGATGATGGAGTTTCCCCTCGTGCCTTCCCTGGTGATGAGGAAGTTGTCGTTGCAGCTTCTGGGAACACACATAACGAATTTGGACACATTTCTGAGGACCCAGATAATCGAAACGCCATGGTTGAGAAACGATTAGCCAAACTACCTTGGATACTCGATGAATTGGAAGAACCCAAAGTCTACGGCGATAAGAAGGCAGACTACACGTTGCTAACTTGGGGGTCTACTTGGGGAGCCGCTTATGAGGCAATGCAGCGTTTGTCGCAGGATGGCATATCTATTAATCAGCTTCATTTTGCTTATCTGTACCCTCTCAAAACGGAAACATTGAAAGAAATCTGGGAAAAGGCAAAGAAACTCATATCCGTTGAACAGAATGCTACATCACAGTTCGCGAAGCTTGTCAGGATGGAATCGGGGTTGAGTGTCGATGAAGAGATTAACAAATATGACGGGCGTCCGATGACGCCAGAATGGATTATCAAACAGCTCGAGGAGGTTGGTGTACAATGATTGAAAGAGAGGATTTGGAACCACCGCAGGAAATCCAGTGGTGTCCAGGTTGTGGCAACTTCGGTATTCTGAGAGCACTGAAGCAAGCTGTCATGGAACTTAGTAATTCCAAGCATGAATTCTTCCTAGTATCTGGCATTGGACAATCAGGGAAGACACCACATTTCATCAATCTTAATGGATTCCACACACTTCATGGGCGGGCCATTCCGGTTGCTACAGGTGCCCATGTAGCCAATACTGACTTGAAGGTCATCGTGCATGGGGGAGATGGAGATTTGCTTGGTGAAGGTCTCGGTCATCTGATGCATGCTGCACGGAGAAATGTGAACATTACTTGTCTTCTTCACAATAACGGCGTGTATGGTCTAACCAAAGGGCAGTACTCACCAACATCACCACACGGATTTGTTAGTAAAACCTCGCCACCACCAACCGGTGTTCCCATGGATCCAGTCAATCCGCTAGGTGTTGCTCTGATTGGCGGCGCTACGTTTGTGGCGAGAGGATTCGCGGGGGACATCAAGCAGTTG
The sequence above is a segment of the Candidatus Lokiarchaeota archaeon genome. Coding sequences within it:
- a CDS encoding FAD-dependent oxidoreductase codes for the protein MSEEKRDWEFVVVGGGPAGMTAAIYGGRYGLDTLLLEAKVLGGAQATSPGIENYPGFVWIKGIELAERMKEQVRECGAKIKEITEVDNIEIEDGNSRKFILETQRGKYTADAIVIATGGGHRTLGIPGEEEYTGRGVSYCATCDGPLFRDRKVAVVGGGNTAATEAVYLSEITSETFMIHRRDELRAEHAMERALMNSDVEILWDTIVKEFRGNQVLEELLIENVETGEQETLEVNGAFVALGSSPNSEIAQDIGVETNDSGEILVTDKMATNVKGVFAAGDVVDSLKQIAVAVGHGAIAADSAYAYIRHMEKGPR
- a CDS encoding thermosome subunit; this encodes MAQLSGTPVLILKEGTSRTRGRSAQENNVNAGRIIAEAVRSTLGPRGMDKMLVDSLGDVTITNDGASILKEIDVQHPAAKMLVEVAKSQDQETGDGTTTSVVIAGELLKRAQDLLEKNIHPTIIVGGYQKAAEKATEILNEISVSMEGMDKEILKKIASTSMNSKSIVGTKDHFANIAVDAVLQVKEEVDGKTVADIDMIEVIKKQGKSLLETELVDGMVVDKEVVHAAMPKKVEKAKIALVNAPIEVEKTEFDAEIKIDRPDQLKQFIDEEERMLKKMVDRIIETGTNVLICQKGIDDVAQHYLSKAGVLAIRRAKKSTLEKLAKATGANVASSLDELDADALGEAGIVEEVKIADDKLVYIRECKDPKAVSIVIRGGTEHVVDEAERGLHDALCVVRNVVEDSTYVGGGGAPEAEISKRLEAYAKKVGGREQLAIEAFAEALRVVPKTLAENGGHDPIDIIADLNKEHSGKAGIWAGVNVLKGEISDMQKEGVIEPARVKHQAIRSAAEAAQMILRIDDVIAAKATEAPAGPPGGGAGGMGGMGGMGGMGGMGGMPPM
- a CDS encoding 2-oxoacid:acceptor oxidoreductase subunit alpha codes for the protein MDLSFNIGGAAGQGINTIGDLVAQVFVKNGLYTFTIKDYMSRVRGGYNFTQIRVSDEHVHAPVHGVDVIIALTKDAIINQRDRLVEGGVIIFDESLGFEECERCHLPLPLEETAEEVGGNVRMMNAAALGALLSVLKMPISLAENALADIFGDKGESVVEGNVKVARTMYEEVKGELAQRCDHDFSSVEKGPSEDRLLVTGNQAIALGAMAANLKWISAYPMSPSTSLFQFIIQNSRRLQIGGLQTEDEIAGLNMALGASHTGARSMVTTSGGGFSLMVEAVGLAGMAEIPIVIYNAQRPGPSTGLPTRTEQGDLLFMLHSSQGEFPRIMIAPKDPLEAYYLTKDAFRLADKFQVPVMVLGDQHLAEFTMNIPRIEIGEVDMDRGKLAEKPDKPYKRFKVTDDGVSPRAFPGDEEVVVAASGNTHNEFGHISEDPDNRNAMVEKRLAKLPWILDELEEPKVYGDKKADYTLLTWGSTWGAAYEAMQRLSQDGISINQLHFAYLYPLKTETLKEIWEKAKKLISVEQNATSQFAKLVRMESGLSVDEEINKYDGRPMTPEWIIKQLEEVGVQ
- a CDS encoding 2-oxoacid ferredoxin oxidoreductase (catalyzes the coenzyme A-dependent decarboxylation of 2-oxoacids, such as pyruvate and 2-oxoglutarate); the encoded protein is MDYQTARGGWCTMIEREDLEPPQEIQWCPGCGNFGILRALKQAVMELSNSKHEFFLVSGIGQSGKTPHFINLNGFHTLHGRAIPVATGAHVANTDLKVIVHGGDGDLLGEGLGHLMHAARRNVNITCLLHNNGVYGLTKGQYSPTSPHGFVSKTSPPPTGVPMDPVNPLGVALIGGATFVARGFAGDIKQLTELIVDAVKHPGFALVELMQPCVVFNPKWGWDFFRERVYKLEDDYDNKSKTAALEKSFEFGDRIPTGVFYKQEKTHFVQELQLPEGRLRDHTNDREEIQNIIDEMLV